A window from Macaca fascicularis isolate 582-1 chromosome 20, T2T-MFA8v1.1 encodes these proteins:
- the LOC107128308 gene encoding uncharacterized protein, producing TYPPPVTPPVPGNFVCLHHGWWQLLPHWSLHPSPISCSPQDAVGSFCRGDTVLFFPGPCPFFAAVCTALRAWHGWPTASLYTWPLEDEASATLAFLWVQEGAHPSPGAPLTGSTPPFTWTPPPFTWSTPSLHLEHPSPGAPLPSPGAPLQRPSPRAPLPGTCPHAEHPYLRAPFTWSTPLLAPCLEHSLATCTWVTTCLSDLG from the exons ACCTACCCTCCACCTGTCACCCCACCTGTGCCAGGCAACTTTGTCTGTCTCCACCATGGTTGGTGGCAGCTGCTTCCCCATTGGTCTCTCCATCCCTCTCCCATCTCCTGTTCTCCCCAGGATGCAGTGGGGTCATTTTGCCGTGGAGACACGGTCCTGTTCTTCCCAGGGCCCTGTCCATTCTTTGCTGCGGTCTGCACAGCCCTGAGGGCCTGGCATGGCTGGCCCACAGCCTCGCTCTATACCTGGCCCCTTGAGGATGAAgcttcagccacactggccttcctcTGGGTCCAGGAGGGTGCCCATCCTTCACCTGGAGCACCCCTCACCGGGAGCACCCCTCCCTTCACCTGGA CACCCCCTCCGTTCACCTGGAGCACCCCCTCCCTTCACCTGGAGCACCCCTCACCGGGAGCACCCCTCCCTTCACCTGGAGCACCCCTGCAGCGCCCCTCCCCTAGAGCACCCCTTCCTGGAACATGTCCTCATGCGGAGCACCCTTACCTTAGAGCACCCTTCACCTGGAGCACTCCTCTCCTGGCACCTTGCCTGGAGCACTCCCTTGCCACCTGCACCTGGGTGACTACTTGCCTCTCAGACCTTGGCTAA